A region from the Methanofollis liminatans DSM 4140 genome encodes:
- a CDS encoding malate dehydrogenase has product MSKVTIIGATGRLGSFASHAISGIPHVDEVMLAGRPGRENSLMALSHDLTDSCAARGTGTKITWSTSPADYAGSDVIVVTSGVPRKEGQDRTDLALENARIIAPIAEQIGKYAPDAIILMITNPVDVMTAVALRYSGMEPRQVFGLGTHLDSMRLKVLIARYFQVHVSEVHTRIIGEHGESMVPLWSATTIGGIRISNLPAFSDLPMDEMVDRVKNSGSFIIKNSGATVYGPGDAIATLVQTIIGNENRILTVSSYVRSEVHDIGDTCIGVPARINREGVVPVSIRIEDAELAAFGASVEKIRALTRNIFEKMDELRSSG; this is encoded by the coding sequence ATGTCTAAAGTTACGATTATCGGAGCCACGGGAAGACTTGGCTCTTTTGCGTCCCATGCCATCTCCGGCATTCCGCATGTCGATGAAGTGATGCTTGCGGGGCGCCCTGGCCGGGAAAATTCTCTTATGGCTCTCTCCCACGACCTCACCGACTCCTGTGCGGCGCGGGGAACCGGCACGAAGATCACCTGGAGCACCTCGCCGGCCGATTATGCAGGTTCAGATGTGATCGTCGTCACCTCCGGCGTTCCGAGAAAGGAGGGGCAGGACAGAACCGACCTCGCCCTCGAAAATGCCCGGATCATCGCCCCGATCGCAGAACAGATCGGAAAATACGCTCCAGACGCGATCATCCTGATGATCACGAACCCGGTGGACGTCATGACCGCCGTCGCCCTGCGGTATTCCGGGATGGAGCCGCGGCAGGTCTTCGGCCTCGGCACGCACCTCGACTCGATGCGGCTGAAGGTGCTGATCGCCAGATATTTCCAGGTCCACGTGAGCGAAGTGCACACCCGCATCATCGGCGAGCACGGCGAGAGCATGGTCCCCCTCTGGTCTGCGACGACCATCGGCGGGATCAGGATCTCGAACCTCCCGGCGTTTTCAGACCTGCCGATGGACGAGATGGTGGACCGGGTCAAAAACAGCGGGAGCTTCATCATCAAAAACAGCGGGGCGACCGTTTACGGCCCGGGCGATGCGATCGCAACGCTTGTCCAGACGATCATCGGCAACGAGAACCGGATCCTCACGGTCTCCAGCTACGTCAGGAGCGAGGTCCACGATATCGGCGACACCTGTATCGGCGTCCCGGCCAGGATCAACAGGGAAGGCGTCGTTCCGGTGTCTATCAGGATAGAAGACGCAGAACTGGCGGCGTTCGGTGCGTCGGTCGAGAAGATCCGGGCGCTCACCCGGAACATCTTCGAAAAAATGGATGAACTCAGATCATCCGGTTGA
- a CDS encoding phospholipase D-like domain-containing protein codes for MPRALLLVLVLLLALPAGAFEIVAFCPDPYLSGDPDEYFVLAGAGPLDGVTVADGEGSVRFPAGAVSSGRVVVARDAAAYARVHGLPPDYEIAGSDPAVPDMTALGDLRLANDGDSLMLMAGRTVVQEVRWPEDVQTRQGQVHFLRAGIWDPHPRMIGQSDFAPVTYEDVAVTLFVSPDCSYEVFAGAIGSARQSIDANVYEFTHPGIARMLVEAAGRGVAVDLLLEGGPVGGISAEEKAVVSYLTENGVPVRVMTTQGDAHARYRFDHAKYLVIDGASVLVTSENFKESGVPETGLKGNRGWGAWVQDAGVAGYFLEVYETDSTGGDIGPAPSGGAPAETGRSAYDPVFAPLTVEGAAVTPVLSPETSDLVLALIAGAEERLLIEQAYITNSTGGGPNRFLAEAINASRRGVAVQVVLDSSWFNVEGENDNDEQAAWINALARSESLPLEARCIDLAAANLEKVHTKGVVVDNSSVLISSINWNDNSPDFNREAGVIVVHPDAARYFAAAFEADWSAGGEGGNGADVRLVCAALIVLAFALLYAVRKIRR; via the coding sequence ATGCCCCGCGCCCTCCTCCTCGTCCTCGTCCTCCTCCTCGCCCTCCCCGCGGGGGCGTTCGAGATCGTGGCGTTCTGCCCCGACCCCTACCTCTCCGGCGATCCTGACGAGTATTTCGTGCTGGCGGGTGCCGGCCCCCTCGACGGCGTGACGGTCGCCGACGGCGAGGGAAGCGTGCGGTTCCCGGCCGGCGCCGTCTCGTCGGGCCGGGTGGTGGTGGCGCGGGACGCCGCCGCATATGCCCGTGTCCACGGCCTGCCGCCCGATTACGAGATCGCCGGCAGCGACCCGGCGGTCCCGGACATGACTGCCCTCGGCGACCTGCGGCTGGCAAACGACGGCGACAGCCTGATGCTGATGGCGGGCCGCACTGTCGTCCAGGAGGTGCGCTGGCCTGAGGACGTCCAGACGCGCCAGGGGCAGGTGCATTTCCTGCGGGCCGGCATATGGGACCCGCACCCCAGGATGATCGGGCAGTCGGACTTTGCCCCGGTCACCTATGAGGACGTCGCCGTCACCCTCTTCGTCTCCCCTGACTGTTCGTACGAGGTCTTCGCCGGGGCGATCGGGTCGGCGCGGCAGAGCATCGACGCAAACGTCTACGAGTTCACCCACCCGGGGATCGCCCGGATGCTCGTCGAGGCCGCCGGCCGCGGCGTTGCGGTGGATCTGCTCCTGGAGGGCGGGCCGGTCGGGGGGATCTCCGCGGAAGAAAAGGCGGTCGTCTCCTATCTCACCGAAAACGGGGTTCCTGTCAGGGTGATGACGACGCAGGGCGACGCCCACGCGAGGTACCGTTTCGACCACGCGAAGTACCTGGTGATCGACGGGGCGAGCGTCCTGGTCACCTCGGAGAACTTCAAGGAGAGCGGGGTCCCGGAGACCGGGCTGAAGGGCAACCGCGGCTGGGGCGCCTGGGTGCAGGACGCCGGCGTCGCCGGCTACTTCTTAGAGGTCTATGAAACGGACAGCACCGGCGGCGACATCGGGCCGGCGCCGTCAGGGGGTGCGCCCGCCGAAACCGGGAGGAGCGCATACGATCCGGTCTTCGCACCCCTCACCGTGGAAGGGGCGGCGGTGACGCCGGTGCTCTCCCCCGAGACGAGCGATCTCGTCCTCGCCCTCATCGCCGGTGCAGAGGAGCGCCTCCTCATCGAGCAGGCCTATATCACGAACAGCACCGGCGGGGGGCCGAACCGTTTCCTCGCGGAGGCGATCAACGCATCGCGCCGGGGGGTGGCGGTGCAGGTGGTCCTGGACTCCTCCTGGTTCAATGTCGAGGGAGAGAACGACAACGACGAGCAGGCGGCATGGATCAACGCCCTCGCCCGTTCAGAGTCCCTGCCCCTCGAGGCGCGGTGCATCGACCTCGCCGCCGCCAACCTGGAGAAGGTCCACACGAAAGGGGTGGTCGTGGACAACAGCAGCGTGCTCATCTCGAGCATCAACTGGAACGACAACTCCCCCGACTTCAACAGGGAGGCCGGCGTGATCGTCGTCCACCCGGATGCGGCTCGTTACTTTGCGGCGGCATTCGAAGCCGACTGGAGCGCCGGCGGCGAGGGTGGTAATGGGGCCGATGTGCGTCTCGTCTGCGCCGCTCTGATCGTGCTGGCGTTCGCCCT
- a CDS encoding zinc finger domain-containing protein, with product MTHNRGLSMAIEKCTSCNAPLAESGATKFSCPACGAEIKRCVQCREQSNVYICGKCGFQGP from the coding sequence ATGACTCATAACCGGGGTTTATCCATGGCTATAGAAAAATGCACTTCCTGTAATGCGCCACTCGCGGAAAGCGGCGCGACTAAATTCTCCTGCCCGGCCTGCGGTGCCGAGATCAAGCGCTGCGTCCAGTGCCGGGAACAGAGCAATGTGTACATCTGCGGAAAATGCGGGTTCCAGGGGCCGTAA
- a CDS encoding PKD domain-containing protein, with the protein MYRTITAGAVLLLLLLVAAPAWAQPTDEIAYMGGAAPPDDPAAAAMAAAADGVTVIWSGTVEIDPDGTFALVPLNTGIPLEVSRNTPIGALDAASALDTFTYGVWDVGWGVLVSRVNDIQIGPADDGEIHIWWFYDIGGQSITNNATFKSLSDGEWIRLIYAPMDAPGNWTGDPFDYIVGNSKYVIDMTVEFAGDGVDFTAEPTQGPAPLTVLFTDTSGIENITAWWWDFGVDNATSEEQNPVYTYEEPGTYTVSLTVTDDAGADETLVREDYITVEDSMSIYETAAADGNFTMLVAALDTTGLNATLDAPGTYTVFAPTDEAIATLPPELLDPMFNDTAALTVILLYHVAGETYRAADLIPLDEVETLLGPTVAITWDEANQTLMVNDATVIVADIECSNGVIHAIDLPLFPPDEPGADFEADVLAGTAPLTVQFTDLSAVENITAWWWDFGNGFLSTLEAPLFTYHTPGDFNVSLTVTDDEGYTWTAVKEGYITVTAPVVPEANFTADFTEGYVPLTVTFTDTSAVENITAWAWEFGDGGTSEEQHPVYTYGTPGLYTVSLTVTDETNATYAVTRPDYIAVLEEEEEESADFEADVTGGTAPLAVQFTDLSTVENITAWAWEFGDGGTSEDQHPAYVYETPGLYTVGLTVTDGTNTTYAVTKPDYIAVLEEEEEESADFEANVTSGAAPLAVAFTDKSTVKNITAWFWQFGDNSTSQEQHPIHVYTENGTYDVGLTVYKGLSASYWEIRYDYILVG; encoded by the coding sequence ATGTATCGAACAATCACAGCAGGAGCGGTTCTGCTCCTCCTGCTGCTCGTCGCCGCGCCTGCATGGGCGCAGCCCACCGATGAGATCGCGTATATGGGCGGTGCAGCGCCGCCGGACGACCCGGCCGCGGCAGCGATGGCGGCCGCAGCCGATGGGGTGACCGTCATATGGAGCGGCACCGTGGAGATCGATCCCGACGGGACGTTTGCCCTCGTCCCGCTCAACACCGGCATACCGCTCGAAGTCAGCCGCAACACCCCGATAGGGGCGCTCGACGCCGCTTCCGCCCTGGACACCTTCACCTATGGCGTCTGGGATGTGGGCTGGGGCGTCCTGGTCTCCCGCGTCAACGACATCCAGATAGGCCCGGCCGATGACGGCGAGATCCATATCTGGTGGTTCTACGATATCGGAGGACAGTCTATCACCAACAACGCCACCTTCAAATCCCTCTCCGACGGCGAGTGGATCCGGCTCATCTATGCGCCCATGGACGCGCCGGGCAACTGGACCGGGGATCCATTCGACTACATCGTCGGCAATAGCAAATATGTCATCGACATGACGGTCGAATTCGCCGGCGACGGGGTGGACTTCACCGCCGAACCCACACAGGGGCCTGCGCCGCTTACCGTCCTGTTCACCGACACGAGCGGGATCGAGAACATCACCGCCTGGTGGTGGGACTTCGGCGTCGACAACGCCACTTCTGAGGAGCAGAACCCGGTCTACACGTATGAGGAGCCCGGTACCTACACGGTCTCGCTCACGGTCACCGACGATGCCGGCGCGGACGAGACCCTGGTGCGGGAGGACTATATCACCGTCGAGGACAGCATGAGCATCTACGAGACCGCCGCAGCGGACGGCAACTTCACGATGCTCGTCGCCGCCCTTGACACCACCGGCCTCAACGCCACGCTCGACGCCCCCGGCACCTATACCGTCTTCGCACCGACGGACGAGGCGATCGCCACCCTTCCGCCTGAACTCCTCGATCCCATGTTCAACGACACCGCCGCCCTCACCGTGATCCTCCTCTACCATGTCGCCGGGGAGACCTACCGGGCGGCGGACCTGATCCCGCTGGACGAGGTCGAGACGCTGCTCGGGCCGACCGTGGCGATCACCTGGGACGAGGCGAACCAGACCCTCATGGTGAACGATGCAACGGTGATCGTGGCCGATATCGAGTGCTCGAACGGCGTCATCCACGCCATCGATCTGCCCTTGTTCCCGCCGGATGAGCCCGGGGCGGACTTTGAGGCGGACGTCCTCGCCGGCACCGCCCCGCTCACCGTCCAGTTCACCGATCTGAGCGCCGTCGAGAACATCACCGCCTGGTGGTGGGACTTCGGCAACGGCTTCCTGTCCACCCTTGAAGCCCCGCTCTTCACCTACCATACGCCCGGCGACTTCAACGTATCCCTCACCGTCACCGACGACGAGGGATACACCTGGACGGCCGTGAAAGAAGGATACATCACCGTGACGGCGCCGGTCGTGCCTGAGGCGAACTTCACCGCCGATTTCACCGAAGGCTATGTCCCGCTCACCGTCACGTTCACCGACACGAGCGCCGTCGAGAACATCACCGCGTGGGCGTGGGAGTTCGGCGATGGCGGCACCTCCGAGGAGCAGCACCCTGTCTACACCTACGGGACGCCCGGCCTCTACACGGTCAGCCTCACCGTCACCGACGAGACCAATGCCACCTACGCCGTGACCAGACCCGACTATATCGCCGTTCTTGAGGAAGAGGAGGAAGAAAGCGCCGACTTCGAGGCGGACGTCACCGGCGGGACCGCACCTCTCGCCGTCCAGTTCACCGATCTGAGCACCGTCGAGAACATCACCGCATGGGCGTGGGAGTTCGGCGACGGCGGCACCTCCGAAGATCAGCACCCCGCGTACGTCTATGAAACGCCAGGCCTCTACACGGTCGGCCTCACGGTCACCGACGGGACCAACACCACCTACGCCGTGACCAAACCCGATTATATCGCCGTTCTTGAGGAAGAGGAGGAGGAAAGCGCCGACTTCGAGGCGAACGTCACCAGCGGGGCCGCCCCGCTCGCCGTCGCCTTCACCGACAAAAGTACGGTGAAGAACATCACCGCCTGGTTCTGGCAGTTCGGCGACAACAGCACCTCACAGGAGCAGCACCCCATTCACGTCTACACCGAAAACGGCACCTATGACGTCGGGCTCACGGTCTATAAGGGGCTGAGCGCCTCGTACTGGGAGATCAGGTACGACTATATCCTGGTCGGGTGA
- a CDS encoding SLC13 family permease: protein METEIVLMFLVIATAVALFVTERLRVDLVALIVLLMLFWFGLVTPQEAISGFASNAVIAIISVMILGGGIERTGVTGHLSRFIVGIAGKNERRLLVTFSAVVGGLSAFIQNIGSVALFHPSLMRIAKTTRIPPSRLVMPMGFAAITGGTLTMIGSGALIILNDLLVASGEEAFGFFAVTPVGFLLLCTAILYFLFLGPYVLPVGHPEAHRPGSQEDLVDTWHLPTGMHHYYIPATSPLDGREREDVRLKADYSLHLLAITEKNDVSYAPWRHATLHAGQYLTLLGREEDAERFASDYSLQRSLYQERLSAEVGGVYAGFAEIVVRPHAPFAGRTLREIAFRKTYGIEPIMFSSRGAEMRMGFVDTPLSAGDVIVVFGPWKNIHALATDPNFVLSTRVEEPAVHREKAPVALLCFVGGIALTLTGIPISMGLLTGALVMILAGVLSIDEAYRSIDWKTIFLLAGLIPLGTAMINTGTAALIAGTVLPLIEGTHPILLFIGIGALTTLFTLLMSNLGAVVILVPIALLIGAETGIDPRGLALLVGLCASNSFLLPTHQVNAFLMSSGGYHTADYLKAGSILTVLFLIVVSGWIYMVFV, encoded by the coding sequence GTGGAGACCGAGATCGTCCTGATGTTCCTCGTCATCGCAACAGCCGTCGCCCTCTTCGTCACCGAACGGCTCAGGGTCGACCTGGTCGCCCTCATCGTCCTCCTCATGCTCTTCTGGTTCGGGCTGGTGACCCCGCAGGAGGCGATCTCCGGGTTCGCCAGCAACGCCGTGATCGCCATCATCTCGGTGATGATCCTGGGCGGCGGGATCGAACGCACCGGGGTGACCGGCCACCTGAGCCGGTTCATCGTCGGGATTGCCGGGAAAAACGAAAGGCGGCTTCTGGTAACATTCTCCGCCGTCGTCGGCGGCCTTTCCGCCTTTATCCAGAACATCGGGTCGGTCGCCCTCTTCCATCCCTCGCTGATGAGGATCGCAAAAACAACCAGGATCCCGCCCTCCCGTCTCGTCATGCCGATGGGGTTTGCGGCGATCACCGGCGGCACCCTCACCATGATCGGCTCCGGGGCCCTGATCATCTTGAACGATCTCCTGGTCGCCAGCGGGGAAGAGGCGTTCGGGTTCTTTGCGGTGACGCCGGTTGGCTTTCTCCTCCTCTGCACGGCAATCCTGTATTTCCTCTTTCTGGGGCCATACGTCCTCCCCGTCGGCCACCCTGAGGCTCACCGGCCCGGAAGTCAGGAGGACCTCGTGGACACCTGGCACCTCCCCACCGGGATGCACCACTACTACATCCCGGCCACCAGCCCTCTTGACGGCAGGGAGCGTGAAGATGTGCGCCTGAAGGCCGACTACTCCCTCCACCTCCTCGCCATCACCGAGAAAAATGACGTCTCCTATGCGCCGTGGCGGCACGCCACCCTGCATGCCGGGCAATACCTCACCCTCCTGGGCAGAGAGGAGGACGCAGAACGGTTCGCATCCGACTACTCGCTCCAGCGCAGCCTCTACCAGGAGCGCCTCTCCGCCGAGGTCGGTGGCGTGTACGCCGGTTTCGCAGAGATCGTGGTCAGACCGCACGCCCCGTTCGCCGGCAGAACCCTGCGGGAGATCGCATTCAGGAAGACCTACGGCATCGAGCCCATCATGTTCTCCTCGCGGGGCGCCGAGATGCGCATGGGCTTCGTCGACACCCCGCTCTCGGCCGGCGACGTCATCGTGGTCTTCGGGCCGTGGAAGAACATCCACGCCCTGGCCACCGACCCGAACTTCGTCCTCTCCACCAGGGTCGAGGAGCCCGCGGTGCACAGGGAGAAGGCGCCCGTCGCCCTCCTCTGTTTTGTCGGGGGGATCGCCCTCACCCTGACCGGGATCCCGATATCCATGGGGCTTCTCACCGGGGCGCTCGTCATGATCCTCGCGGGCGTGCTCAGCATCGACGAGGCCTACCGCTCGATCGACTGGAAGACGATCTTCCTGCTCGCAGGCCTCATCCCGCTCGGGACGGCGATGATCAACACCGGGACGGCGGCCCTGATCGCCGGCACCGTGCTCCCGCTCATCGAGGGCACCCATCCCATTCTGCTCTTCATCGGCATCGGCGCACTCACGACCCTGTTCACCCTGCTCATGTCCAACCTCGGCGCGGTGGTCATCCTGGTCCCGATCGCCCTTCTCATCGGCGCCGAAACCGGGATCGACCCCCGCGGCCTCGCCCTGCTCGTCGGGCTCTGCGCCTCCAACTCATTCCTCCTGCCGACGCACCAGGTGAACGCATTCCTCATGTCATCGGGCGGCTACCACACCGCCGACTACCTGAAAGCCGGCAGCATCCTGACCGTTCTCTTTCTCATCGTCGTCTCGGGATGGATTTATATGGTCTTCGTATGA
- a CDS encoding elongation factor 1-beta, which produces MGKVAVILKLMPESADVPIEELEKRVKETVSGIDEIRAEPIGFGLSALKVAAVIEDEEGATDALESRLEAVDGIATAQIVDVNRMI; this is translated from the coding sequence ATGGGTAAAGTCGCAGTCATCCTGAAACTGATGCCCGAATCTGCAGACGTTCCGATCGAGGAACTGGAAAAGAGGGTAAAGGAAACCGTTTCCGGGATCGATGAGATCAGGGCCGAGCCGATCGGTTTCGGGCTCTCGGCACTGAAGGTCGCCGCCGTCATCGAGGACGAGGAAGGCGCCACCGATGCGCTCGAATCCAGACTCGAGGCAGTCGACGGCATTGCAACCGCACAGATCGTCGACGTCAACCGGATGATCTGA
- a CDS encoding amino acid kinase family protein yields the protein MSPSTLTMDGPVVIKIGGSLTDRARSVVEEVRASGRRALIVPGGGGFADGVRALDPPATAAHWMAVCAMEAYGWYLSSFGLPATADVAVPAGPTVLLPYTALRAADPLPHSWDVTSDTIAAWVADRLDARLVLVKSVDTLRRDGQRMHDVREPFSCEEVDPCLLPYLFDRKIRACVVNGRIPGRVSALLAGEDVPCTRIGTRP from the coding sequence ATGAGCCCGTCCACCCTCACCATGGACGGACCGGTGGTCATCAAGATCGGGGGGAGCCTGACCGACCGCGCCCGGTCGGTCGTGGAGGAGGTCCGCGCTTCCGGCCGCCGGGCGCTCATCGTCCCGGGCGGCGGCGGGTTTGCCGACGGCGTGCGGGCCCTCGACCCCCCGGCGACCGCCGCCCACTGGATGGCCGTCTGCGCGATGGAGGCCTACGGGTGGTACCTCTCCTCCTTCGGGCTTCCGGCGACCGCAGACGTCGCCGTCCCGGCAGGCCCGACGGTCCTCCTCCCCTATACCGCCCTCAGGGCGGCCGATCCCCTCCCGCACTCCTGGGACGTCACCTCAGACACGATCGCCGCATGGGTGGCAGACCGCCTGGACGCCCGCCTCGTCCTGGTCAAGTCGGTGGACACCCTGAGGCGGGACGGGCAGAGGATGCACGACGTCAGGGAGCCTTTTTCCTGCGAGGAAGTCGATCCCTGCCTTCTGCCCTATCTCTTCGACCGCAAAATCCGGGCATGCGTGGTGAACGGCCGGATTCCCGGGAGGGTGTCAGCCCTCCTCGCCGGCGAGGATGTGCCGTGCACCCGTATCGGTACGCGACCTTAA